The sequence below is a genomic window from Coffea arabica cultivar ET-39 chromosome 4c, Coffea Arabica ET-39 HiFi, whole genome shotgun sequence.
cccactttttctttttcctttcttttcctttttctttttttcttttcatttttcattctttttgtttttttttctctttcttttcttttcttcttctcttttccttttcttttcaaaggtccccttttcggattttcacttgatgaacaaatcttgccaatagcctttatcaactcaaaaaaaatgtgttttaagaaataatggcaTCAGTGCGACAACCCCTTCCCTTACAACATGAGTGAAGgcgtattgacatcatttgccatgtgACTTAGAAAATTTCCTTAAAAGGGGTAATGCCAAGAacggaagccaggactttttggcttttgtaatggggtctggtgaggTGCTAGGAAAGGTTAAAGGTTGAAGGCAGACTTCAAAAAGTTGTTcaaatgatctgagatcgcattttcATGTTAACCCTATTTAGGGTTAAACCAAAACTTGTCCCAGTCTATTTTCAACTGAGATTCTTTGTTCTTtcattttctccctttttcatccatcttttgaaaatttgccccagtttatgctcaatggaggcttttctctttcattttctttcatcttttgatttttcgaccttctgccattcttttgaatttttcacaaaatttgccccagtttatactcaactgaggttctttttcttcttttgattttgttgctgtatcgcttttcacttcttgggacttttctttctttttcaactcagcTTTGCCCCgatgtggggtttgcgattctcaggggttgccaaatgaagtattttattctgaaggctcaaaagggataactagggatataaTGTCTTAatgggaaaagaagagggcctgactttcattCCGTTCTTCGCATTAACTCTAAAAGAAAACTTTCGTTTatcaaatgaaaatttcttacacatctCCGAATTGATTGGCTGAGGGAACAAGTGCTCCACCAGGCGATACCTTTTTGATGATAAGAGCACCTCAACAATTTGCGGCAAACTCtccttttggcttcattttgtaCTGATAAAAATCACCTTAATGCTTTGCCTTCTCGTCTGAATGGTCATGATTTGACCCTTTAGTGGTAATCACAGACCAATCCTCTTGATCATATTGACCACGATGGACTGTGTTCAACTGCTTCTTATTCCTAATCTTGATCCCGATTCGGCTTGGACTTCTTTTATTCCATTCAGGCttctttgaaacattttcggaTGCCTCTTCCCCACTCatctcattttgaaattcacatTCACATTTATGAGATCACTGCCATCAAATTTCTGAACAGTGATATCTAAAGGGTCAGACGGTTTTATTCTGCgccatctgaaaagaatgtGTAAGTCACAATATATAAaactgtacattttattgaaaaaccaGACTTAATATCATGGAACGTGTCTTTAGCAGTCACttgattgaaaactatttacaaaaaacatatttaaacaaaaGACACATGTATGAAcgattttcatttgttttaacaAAAACAACTCCCCAAATTTATCAAAAGGAACCTCACTAATTCAGCCATTTCCAGGATTTTCAGATTTCTTCATTGGGGTTGGATGCCTCAAAGACGTCCTTGTGTTCGGGAAAGGGATTTGTATTTATGCTCGGTCCTTGTTCACCATttttccttagcactatttctcCGACTTCGATCATATCCTGGATTTTATGTTTCAATGCCCGACAATCGTTGGTGGAATGCCCGggagctccagaatgataagcGCAGACTGTTTGAGGGTCATAGTCAGATGGAAAGTGCTTAGAATAGATCTTAGGAGGTATAACGCCAATTTTCCCGGCAGCTTTCAATTGCTCATATAATTGGTCAATAGACCGACCTAGATTGGTGAAGGTTCGGTATGGCGTTGAATTTTGGGTGTCACTGGTTTGTTGGTAGTAGTAATTTGGGCTAAGGGGTGGAATAGGTCTTGGGCTAAAATGAGGGCGAGGTCTAGTTTGGGGATTTGGTTGTGGATTTTGAAAGGGTGGTGTGAGTAAATTTGGTCGAAGTCGAGAATGGTTAATGGTAGTATGGTGGATAGGACGGGAGTTTGGGTAGTATGGATAGGGTGATGAATAAACAAGGCGATTTGAAAATCTAGGTCTGGCCGAGGGGCCCTGATCCCTAACAAAAGCagtttcctcttcttttcctttaaattggGATTTCTTCCCACTGTTATTTTGGCCTTGCAGAGCCTCTAGTTGCATCTTCAATGttgacacattaacaattttttcGGCCTTCACAAACTCATCaaattcttccaatttattgatAATTTCAGCAAAGGAACACCCAGTCATTCGaaatttttcctcaaaataggGCGGGTCATGAGCTTTGATGAACGTACGAACAATCTCATTTTCAGTCATGGGAGGCTCCACTTTGGCAGCTAATTTTCTCCATCTCTTCGCATATGTCTTGTGGTCCTCGGATGGTTTCCTCTTGGTTCCCTCCAATGTGGTCCTCGTTGGAGCCAGCTCGAAATTGTATtcgtattgccttacaaaagcgGTTGATAAGTCCAGCCACGTCCTCATATCCTCGGGtttcaaattggaataccagTCCAGTGCATCACCTTCTAAGCTTTCAGGAAACAAACGAACTGGTAGAttgtgagaacccataatttttccaatttctaggttttattatatttctaggttttcttattttcaatgatttgttttctgcactttctgtatccgaaaaattttctagataaattttatgagtaaatataatttttagatgatttttctagtattgaataggttttgagaaattaagagtgaatactggacgtgggacccactagtgcgaaaagttcggaaaaattcggccaactattttaagttttggatattggatttaatttaccaggagttaagggataagtagaggatgttatttggattggtgtgagagggaacaaagagatagagattcattaattaggtgacaagtgtcaccatttgattgggctaccttaagactttcttaccattgacttaaataacaaaaaatgacccaaatatcttccaaaaatcttcaagaagagccggccctctcaagctttctttctctctctcttattccaagtacaaggaagaaaacacttcaatcttgctccaaatcatcaaaactaaccatccaaccttgaaattactccataaaacctcttcaattagagttagtaagtggatttgtggagttatttgagaggttaaggtgacccatagctctctctctcttgttttaaaggtaagtcatgaagtaccactctcctccctctaatgatgcttaattgatgcttagtggtggtataaggtgccactttatggattatattgcgatttttggttgaattgatgaacttttgtaatttttggggatttttctgttttaatatgagtatgattgtgtggctatatatgatgattggaaatggtatataatgattctagaaggtggaaaaagtggaagattgcaagtaatttctgttttggaagaaatctggaaaattaggattccttggttcttcattctgtccgaaattttaggtcatagatagaggccgaattggccttagctcaaaacattgaagttgtagggaatgacattttagaggtggctacaaaatttcaggtcaatcggaatagtgtggaatgagataagtcgaaattactattgctgttctggttttacccgaaattgagattTGCAACTGTAATTGggtgttttggtctggattgcttccgaattggttgtttaggccttctgatgaaatttatccctgtttcttagctttcatctggttttggaatttctggatttggacttgtagagcctgagttatgatgtttcccgctagaatgcgttttggtgaatctgttttacgtttttgatgtggtatcttgcatttttgacctgtttgtactcaaaactgggttgagtgaccttctgtgatgttgtagccctgtcctttagcttcgaaatggtggatcttacaccttcatccgataattctagggcatttggtgccattaccgcaaaaagaggtcagaaactgttttttcaaggccaaagctaattgcatttccaaattttctggttttctctaatgtttgtatatgtttatggaaccctattggggtcatatttggcattgatttatgattcgttatcgagtctcattgtacttgtttacatgttttaaggcttactcttattccggtcatttcctagctaacttttgtacttgtactactttgagcctagtgaacggcttttgggaaatgagatgaattttgtgtgagatgttgggactgatttgaggaaataatgaagtcatgatggctggaaaataggtaaaaacaagggatatgctgccgaaagtttacttgaaggctagttggatttacttgtgatttaagcaaagggcttttgggttgtttgcgcctaggtcttcatgttaccttttcgtttccaagaaaatcatgttttccacccttgcattagtatttatttggcaaggcatatGACGTGttgtcgagcctcacttgtgcattccgtttactcgattttggatacgaaaccttcaattagtttactttgattattttagggtttcttggcgattaaggccaatctgaagtgaaaacttttgaagttgagccggtgaatgtaccactcccctccattgctgtttaacttgatttctgctctgcaatctgtttaatttgtttgagacaagggtgtactttatcacactcgttctcttgtctgttcatatgtcaattttggtgtcaatctgaatctgtatctgtatctgtatctgttcggacgtcgtttggaaacttgtaaccaacgacctttctgtgacctatgagctcaaatcctgtggctaaattgttcgagtcgggccggcaagggcctggacgattagataacgaaccacggtagtctgttcggggatttttgggtattgagacctttgattccggtatactcgagtattaccttttctgtttctgttgaggtgagcgggcccggtaaaggggtgtttggtggacggaattcggtgtaaagaggggtctacggacgcgttggttctatatacgttgacggagagtcaactggtttggatcaagtactgcgctggaaatttggctcctgagagccacccgtatccttctgatttgaatcattggttcctttgctttacatctggcatgtgtacttgatttgctaaacgtgaaatgccaacatgttattgctatctgtttggtacctcattgagcgcaagctcacccctttctgttcccttttgttttccttacaggaaaataaacacttttggactggatttgacaaaaggctgccaaattgagctagttgaacatatcttatgtatagctcatgtattaaaatcctaaatatacttttggggcattttctcttttgatttggcaaaccgtgtatatatattaacttttgaaaacttttgtatgtcattttgatttgtaaacgctaaagttcagatgtgaatgtttgttagctatttcggttgggttctgacgggtcggttactattcatggccgactccggattttattttttttattttgggttattttaccattttgtcttgtttacgctcgtttgtaagttccggatcgcaatagatagctctagtctgcatcgttagtcctggcgagagctgggcaggcgacccgccaaaccctctggttcgccttagggggaggtggggccgtcacaggtggtatcagagcctgcttcgcgtggtctctgcgcggagtgagcctggactaagtggtggataggtatgaaggattaagtgctcgttcgagcctaagctctgaattgtgaatgttttaggccttaaatcttttccGTGGTaattgaggaccatagataggtacgtctggtaggaatttcgattgtagatgatttactcttgggactggccagctcgagaggtgaattgtcttatttcggattcttgtgcctgagtactccagagttgaaacggtgttaagtatgtgagatttgcattttgggaacatgaataggctttgtttggctggaatgagtccatgaggttattggatatctagtttgcatggtaaatgacgtgagggatcggacaGGGTTATTTTAGTTGTgtctgggactatatcgcctttactcttgatttgctttgataccgctatgacataacagtggtttgagtattgtgcataggattatctgtctaatttggcatgtattggtgtatttgattaaccgttttcttgatacaaggtgtgttatatgtgcatatgtaattggtgtgctagaattcgattacttttgtcactttactgtatttatgcattgaattaccttggggaaaggggaaaaaaaagagagaaaaaaaatatataaatatatatatatgtaaggaatatgcagtcgtggacgtggtcgtggccgtggaactaagcgaggccaggaatcaagagaagaaaatggaaacaatAACTGGACgaggaccgagaatgccacttgtacttaggaatgtattatgacccattgttttgcctgACAGGCTAGTATCCGAATTCCAGCacttccgtaagatgacacattgggttgatccgtatcaggaaatttcggttctccgagatgaaatagaggttcaaaggaggctgaccgagtactgggaaaggcaatggaagcaagagtattcggagaaacttgagctcttacaccaaaacatggagttaaagaggaaatacgaagagatttccaaggagaccgtagcaatggcacaaggtaatacttctatggggacgccagaggaagctcaaaggacggGAACTGCAAGGCCACAAttgaagatcttccatgcaaagaaaaagggtaaagctggtaGATCATTTGCTAAGAAGGGCCGTGGAACGGGTGGTGTGATAATTTGTggatattgtagaaaatccaatcatattgaaatggattgttggaaaaagggGAAGGAGATGTCTGcactgtgggagcgccgagcatctgattgctaattgcccggggtttattgcacgaaaagaaaggaaccagcagccaaccaagaccgaccctggaccgtcaagtggcgaagggactaaaatgaagaacctcatttcttctgactctgaagacggagaaggtacaggccattggttactttaaattttgaagagaaaatttcgagggcgaaatttctttaagggggagagagtgtgagaacccgtaatttttccaatttctaggttttattatatttctaggttttcttattttcaattatttgttttctgcactttctgtatccggaaaattttctagataaattttatgagtaaatataatttttagatgatttttctagtattgaataggttttgagaaattaagagtgaatactggacgtgggacccactagtgcgaaaagttcggaaaaattcggccaactaggttaagttttggatactggatttgatttaccaggtgttaagggataagtagaggatgttatttggattggtgtgagagggaacaaagagatagagattcattaattaggtgGCAAgtttcaccatttgattgggctaccttaagactttcttaccattgacttaaataaccaaaaatgacccaaatatcttccaaaaatcttcaagaagagccggccctctcaagctttctttctctctctcttattccaagtacaaggaagaaaacacttcaatcttgctccaaatcatcaaaactaaccatccaaccttgaaattactccataaaacctcttcaattagagttagtaagtggatttgtggagttatttgagaggttaaggtgacccatagctctctctctcttgttttaaaggtaagtcatgaagtaccactctcctccctctaatgatgcttaattgatgcttagtagtggtataaggtgccactttatggattatattgcgatttttggttgaattgatgaacttttgtaatttttggggatttttctgttttaatatgagtatgattgtgtggctatatatgatgattggaaatggtatataatgattctagaaggtggaaaaagtggaagattgcaagtaatttctgttttggaagaaatctggaaaattagggttccttggttcttcattctgtccgaaattttaggtcatagatagaggccgaattggccttagatcaaaatatgaaagttgtagggaatgacattttagaggggctacaaaatttcaggtcaatcggagtagtgtggaatgagataagttgaaattactattgctgttctggttttacccgaaattgagatttgcgactgtaattgggtgttttggtctggattgcttccgaattggttgttgaggccttatgatgaaatttatccctgtttcttagcatttagctggttttggaatttctggatttggacttgtagagcctgagttatgatgtttccgctagaatgcgttttggtgaatctgttttacgtttttgatgtggtatcttgcatttttgacctgttcgtactcaaaactgggttgagtgaccttctgtgatgttgtagccctgtcctttagcttcaaaatggtgggtcttacaccttcatacaataattctagggcatttggtgccattaccgcaaaaagaggtcaaaaactgttttttcaaggccaaagctaattgcatttccgaattttctggttttctctaatgtttgtatatgtttatggaaccctattggggtcatatttggcattgatttatgattcgttatcgagtctcattgtacttgtttacatgttttaaggcttactcttattccggtcatttcctagctaacttttgtacttgtactactttgagccttgtgaacggcttttgggaaatgagatgaattttgtgtgagatgttgggactgatttgaggaaataatgaagccatgatggctggaaaataggtaaaaacaagggatatgctgccgaaattttacttgaaggctagttggatttacttgtgatttgagcaaagggcttttgggttgtttgcgcctaggtcttcatgttaccttttcatttccaagaaaatcatgttttccacccttgcattagtatttatttggcaaggcgtacgacgtgtagtcgagcctcacttgtgcattccgtttactcgattttggatacgaaaccttcaattagtttactttgattattttagggtttcttggcgattaagaccaatctgaagtgaaaacttttgaagttgagccggtgagtgtaccactcccctccattactgtttaacttgatttctgctctgcaatctgtttaatttgtttgagacgagggtgtactttatcacactcgttctcttgtctgttcatatgtcaattttggtgtcaatctgaatctgtatctgtatctgtatctgtatctgttcggacgtcgtttggaaactcgtaaccaacgacctttctgtgacctatgagctcaaatcctgtggctaagttgttcgagtcgggccggcaagggcctggacggttagataacgaaccacggtagtctgttcggggatttttgggtattgagacctttgattccggtatactcgagtattaccttttctgtttctgttgaggtgagcgggcccggtaaaggggtgtttggttgACGGAATTcagtgtaaagaggggtctacggacgcgttggttctatatacgttgacggagagtcaactggtttggatcaagtactgcgctggaaatttggctcctgagagccacccgtatccttctgatttgaatcattggttcctttgctttacatctggcatgtgtacttgatttacgaaacgtgaaatgccatgatgttattgctatctgtttggtacctcattgagcgcaagctcacccctttctgttcccttttgttttccttacaggaaaataaacacttttggactggatttgacaaaaggctgccaaattgagctagttgaacatatcttatgtatagctcatgtattaaaatcctaaatatacttttggggcgttttctcttttgatttggcaaaccgtgtatatatattaacttttgaaaacttttgtatgtcattttgatttgtaaacgctaaagttcagatgtgaatgtttgttagctatttcggttgggttctgacgggtcggttactattcatggccgactccgaatttcattttttttattttggattattttaccattttgtcttgtttacgctcgtttgtaagttccggatcgcaatagatagctctagtctgcatcgttagtcctggcgagagctgggcaggcgacccaccaaaccctctggttcgccttagggggaggtagggccgtcacatagattctcgtcatctattggcttgcccaacttgttggcaaacattcggaggtgtgtcttggggtTGCCCGTTCCATCATACTTGCTAAACTTGGGCGTTTTGAAACCCATGGGCAATTGCATATCCGAAAATAGGCACAGCTCGTTGTAGTCTAACcctccttgtttgttcaaaccttggcttttccttATGAACTCCTCAAACCGATCCAATCGCTTTAGCAAATTCTTATCCACTAGTGCGGATGACTCCCCGGCTTCAACTTTCCCTTGAACAGCGGTATTTAGGGTGAATGGCTCAGCGGTAGAGTAATAATAAGGTCCCTGTGGCTCGAATGGCATGCTCATAGTAATTGGCGGATAATTTTGGGGAATTTGGACATGAGGAGGGTTAGTTTGGATGTAAGGCACATAAGCAGGTTGTAGGCCATGAGTGGGATAAGTAAAGACTTCCTCAGGTGGGTTTATGACTTGTGAAGTAACAGAGGTTTGAATATAAGGTAAAAATATGGGTTGAGGTTCAGATTGGCCAGGAGGTAGGGGCTCATGTTGTTCACCGCTAGCACCACTAGCTACCAATTGATCGATTACTCGCCGTTGGGCCATCATTCCAACGCTCAGCTCATTAAATCGGTTTAGAACTTCACGCAGTTGAGCTCCCAGATTTGTCAAGTCAGTAGGTGATGTAGTTGCGGGCCTATCAGATGATTCTGGAtgggtactcatgtttacactatcTCTTGAAGCTCGGTTACGCGATCGGGTGATAATGGGGCTTTTTCGGGTAGCTATATACTACCTGAGAATGTAGGAAAACCCTTATTAGATACCCTTCTTGATTGACTgctgtcaaaaagaaaagaaaaaggaaaaaggaaaagacaggAGTTAGTAACAATTaaagtaattcggatgcatgtcctatgggggaaccctttttgtgccgagggtaggcctagaatgaaaatgcaatcctctgaggtaggcactataccatacctgatggatctgatcaattcattgagtgaaaaatgattttgaaaatttggtcaattggattgacgagagacacttgtcaaaatgaggtaaacatccgaatggattgatcacttttgatcgatacaagaatttgcaaaaatgcacgggtttgaccttgacgaactcctATCGAAGAGACTGGAATTCGTTTGACAAAATTTCCTCAGTAAAgcgcgggtcaaaaccccaactgatcaaatggctggatgcagtggatggttttctcaaaaccgactaggtttcccaatttgaattCGATCTTGAAACTCTAATTGGTCGaacgggttgaatgaaattgaccatttatttaaaatcgatcggattaccctaaaaagggaaacgggtcaaatgaattgagtgacatttaaaaacttactcaaaattgaccgaatcatcctaaaaaaggaacttgatcgaatgaaattgagaattttattcaaaatggaccggatcatcctaaaaaatgaaattggttaaatgaattgaatgaaatcaagaatttattcaaaattgaccagatcgccctaagagggtaaactggtcaaatgaatcggacgaaattgatgatttatcgaaaatcgacaaaattgccctaactaatcaaatgaattgaatgaaattggtgatttattcaaaaatcgactagattgccctaaaaatgaatgaattggccaaatgaaatgaagatttatttaaaaatcggccagatgaccctaaaagggtaagttgatcaaatgaattgaaggcaaattgataaaaatagattggatgaaattgatgaatgaaatgatccaatggattgaatggaattggaagcttattaaaaaatcaagctatccactgatagtttcaaaaaattcattgcgatgcattagtctatgagccttctaaaatcaaattttggcctcaatttatttatcgtctcaatagaaggaatcatttgtgaatttcttcaaattaatgtcctttatgcaagggaattttaccaattttgataaaatggccaaaaggtgattattagatgctcatattcctaAGATCGctttatgaaaatgatcggatcctaccttaccttgtgcactacccctttggatggtacaaaatgtaaacgtgcaagtctccttggattaagtatccgagacacagggcgaTTTATTCCTAgtacgggatcccctaaatggcattcccttctaaggcggatgcatgatgccagtttattaaagcaataaaacatgcGATTTAAAGAAAAACGTGCTCTAAGGAGCCCTTTATacgccagggtaggcctaaaaatgacatgccattattaatttatgaatgaaatataccgaaatttctaaacgtgcaataacctatctataagggtaggtcctaaaagaggatcgtgccagacctcttatttcctaacgtttgtgaatgcaaaagacaggagacaaggaaagttagttcaacacataatcacataacacgttggacaattagatgataTAAAAGCAACAAAGCAATAAGGAAAGAGAGTGGGATCCCTCCCTCatgaatggtgtccctaatagggtaaggtcgactctaccctaggcaattctaaaatggatgcatgaggtttggctcactaatgcatctagactcgataagcttaggtccccgagccttcagacttggaaaccaaaggtcatcactcccaaggttccttgtcggtggctcgagcgattccccagacattgctacgcacacgtcgtgtcacggccacatgtctgagtgaatctaaagaaatcctcaaccttcgactaaaaactaaaggctattaacccaaagtttaaagtggaagattgagtgacccctcggatcatgctacacacacgtCGTGTcatgatcacatgtccaagtgggtcgcctaaaatcctaatagggtggagtggcgtgacaagccactaaaagaaaa
It includes:
- the LOC140004778 gene encoding uncharacterized protein translates to MSTHPESSDRPATTSPTDLTNLGAQLREVLNRFNELSVGMMAQRRVIDQLVASGASGEQHEPLPPGQSEPQPIFLPYIQTSVTSQVINPPEEVFTYPTHGLQPAYVPYIQTNPPHVQIPQNYPPITMSMPFEPQGPYYYSTAEPFTLNTAVQGKVEAGESSALVDKNLLKRLDRFEEFIRKSQGLNKQGGLDYNELCLFSDMQLPMGFKTPKFSKYDGTGNPKTHLRILEGDALDWYSNLKPEDMRTWLDLSTAFVRQYEYNFELAPTRTTLEGTKRKPSEDHKTYAKRWRKLAAKVEPPMTENEIVRTFIKAHDPPYFEEKFRMTGCSFAEIINKLEEFDEFVKAEKIVNVSTLKMQLEALQGQNNSGKKSQFKGKEEETAFVRDQGPSARPRFSNRLVYSSPYPYYPNSRPIHHTTINHSRLRPNLLTPPFQNPQPNPQTRPRPHFSPRPIPPLSPNYYYQQTSDTQNSTPYRTFTNLGRSIDQLYEQLKAAGKIGVIPPKIYSKHFPSDYDPQTVCAYHSGAPGHSTNDCRALKHKIQDMIEVGEIVLRKNGEQGPSINTNPFPEHKDVFEASNPNEEI